One Miscanthus floridulus cultivar M001 chromosome 11, ASM1932011v1, whole genome shotgun sequence DNA window includes the following coding sequences:
- the LOC136491556 gene encoding disease resistance protein PIK6-NP-like has translation MAGTAQGAVDSLLGRLSSVLLEEAQLLRGVRGDVEFIKDEMESMNGFLLDVAAADRPNHQVRAWAKQVKELAYDSQNCIDRYVQCVPGAGAGSGAGVLATLRRAPRLLSTMPARHRTAVRIRELKARARDLGERRRRYDVTVPHVAAAVPVAAAAAEDEQDDARRRALANATEFLDEDVREVISWLTKDLPRGHPQCWLRVIAIVRRQYQEDEYPLTRKVYEHPSLSSCFHLKAWINGIEKYMKRKETRKETLQCILNQLPALDDDHDHEDKLAAGDGDMDEEHQLVKKLKDRLKGKRFLIVAANDPYGKVRAEIESVAASHGDPFSAGSVIIVTTWREPLSVPYKVKNYLNIDTLFHEKAVAIVGDHCDSDLQEIIRKILTKRGENFFSMEMFLRALYVNPRRPKEQLQILLDSLTFGSIIATHMILFSYNDLPSHYKSCLLYLSILFERMYLTSSSPQDFRVKRTSIVRRWAAENLITKRDGLVATVEAERCFDALVIHGLVRPVDIGAAGKVKTCTVHHRILSFITKMARDEGLVDTDLPPDLASRLSIRNGIRLQQLQHHKMKNVKGAEQSTGCCWRNIHERPIPIEDLEDSKYFMEMDYTEAFLELLQVSPPLGFVEVLDLEGFKGLKKHHLKDICNKVYQLKYLSIRNTDITELPKDIEKLRYLETLDIRQTKIRTLSSKAVVLPKLMHLLAGNVEHQRKDAASGSGGRSFSTVQMPRGIGSMTDLQILCHAEVFNSADELMEVGRLQQLRKLGVVLRGKEARLGHFLRVIERLNECLCSLSLRIELTSSSETPDLNIEKTAFSPPKLLESLTINGTITGLPSWIKELHLLSKITLCGTSLMDNAIRSLGELSSLRCLRLWHKSYIEMRLTFKDDEFQNLKYLVVEGSDITTIHFENGATPKLENIVWDFTQLVSLSGVEKLPGLKEIELNGDCNPYSIIQNMAAHPNHPVVIHNANP, from the coding sequence ATGGCCGGCACCGCCCAGGGCGCCGTGGACTCGCTGCTGGGCCGCCTCTCGTCggtgctcctggaggaggcgcagcTGCTGCGCGGCGTCCGCGGCGACGTCGAGTTCATCAAGGACGAGATGGAGAGCATGAACGGCTTCCTCCTCgacgtcgccgccgccgaccgcCCCAACCACCAGGTCCGGGCCTGGGCCAAGCAGGTCAAGGAGCTCGCCTACGACTCCCAGAACTGCATCGACCGCTACGTGCAGTGCGTCCCCGGCGCCGGGGCCGGCTCCGGCGCGGGCGTCCTCGCCACCCTCCGGCGGGCCCCGCGCCTGCTGAGCACCATGCCGGCCCGTCACCGCACCGCGGTGCGGATCCGGGAGCTCAAGGCCCGGGCGCGCGACCTGGGCGAGAGGCGGCGCAGGTACGACGTCACCGTCCCGCATGTGGCCGCCGCCGTACctgtcgctgccgccgccgcggagGACGAGCAAGACGACGCGCGGAGGCGAGCTCTGGCGAACGCCACGGAGTTCCTGGACGAGGACGTCCGGGAGGTGATCAGCTGGCTGACCAAAGACCTGCCCCGCGGCCATCCGCAGTGCTGGCTCCGGGTCATCGCCATTGTGAGGAGGCAGTACCAGGAAGACGAGTACCCGCTCACGAGGAAGGTCTACGAGCATCCATCCTTGTCGAGCTGCTTCCATCTCAAGGCATGGATCAATGGCATCGAGAAGTACATGAAGCGCAAGGAGACGCGCAAGGAGACGCTCCAGTGCATACTGAACCAGCTGCCCGCACTGGATGATGATCATGATCATGAAGACAAGTTAGCGGCAGGCGATGGCGACATGGATGAGGAGCATCAGTTGGTGAAGAAGCTCAAGGATCGTCTCAAGGGCAAAAGGTTCTTGATTGTCGCCGCTAACGATCCATATGGAAAGGTGCGGGCAGAGATAGAATCTGTGGCTGCTAGCCATGGCGATCCCTTTTCAGCTGGAAGTGTCATCATTGTGACGACATGGCGGGAGCCGTTGTCGGTTCCCTACAAGGTCAAGAACTATCTCAACATTGACACCCTTTTCCACGAGAAAGCTGTGGCAATAGTCGGTGACCACTGCGACAGCGATCTGCAGGAGATCATAAGGAAGATACTCACAAAGCGTGGAGAGAACTTCTTCTCCATGGAGATGTTCCTCCGTGCGCTCTATGTCAATCCCAGAAGACCCAAAGAGCAGCTTCAGATTTTGCTGGACAGCCTCACATTTGGGAGCATCATTGCTACACACATGATACTCTTCTCCTACAATGACCTGCCGAGCCATTACAAGAGCTGCCTGCTGTACCTGTCCATCCTTTTTGAGAGGATGTATCTGACATCCAGCTCTCCACAGGATTTCAGAGTCAAGAGGACAAGCATTGTAAGACGATGGGCGGCTGAAAACCTCATCACCAAAAGAGATGGGCTGGTTGCAACTGTTGAGGCTGAGCGCTGTTTTGATGCGCTCGTAATCCATGGTCTAGTTCGTCCTGTTGACATCGGTGCTGCAGGCAAAGTGAAGACCTGCACGGTGCATCATCGGATTCTGTCATTCATTACCAAGATGGCCAGAGATGAGGGATTAGTCGACACTGACCTGCCTCCTGACTTGGCTTCTCGCCTTTCTATCCGCAATGGAATCAGGCTGCAACAACTCCAGCACCACAAAATGAAAAATGTAAAGGGTGCTGAACAATCCACCGGCTGCTGTTGGAGAAACATCCATGAGCGTCCCATTCCCATAGAAGATCTGGAGGATTCTAAATATTTCATGGAAATGGATTATACGGAAGCATTTCTTGAGTTGCTGCAAGTATCTCCTCCATTAGGATTCGTGGAAGTGCTGGACCTAGAAGGATTCAAAGGGTTGAAGAAACACCACCTCAAGGACATCTGCAACAAGGTATATCAGCTCAAGTATCTGAGTATAAGGAACACTGATATCACTGAGCTCCCAAaggacattgagaagctcagATACCTGGAGACACTTGACATCAGACAAACCAAGATACGGACATTGTCCTCAAAAGCTGTCGTGCTACCAAAGCTGATGCATCTACTCGCCGGCAATGTTGAACATCAAAGAAAGGATGCTGCCTCTGGGTCAGGGGGCAGGTCATTTTCCACTGTGCAAATGCCTCGTGGAATCGGGAGCATGACAGATTTGCAGATTCTGTGCCATGCTGAAGTCTTCAACAGTGCTGATGAATTGATGGAAGTTGGACGGCTGCAACAACTGAGAAAGCTGGGTGTGGTTCTCCGTGGCAAGGAAGCTCGTCTTGGTCATTTTCTACGGGTGATTGAGAGGCTGAATGAATGTCTCTGCTCTTTGTCACTCCGAATTGAGCTAACTAGCAGCAGCGAAACTCCTGACCTGAACATAGAGAAGACTGCATTCTCACCTCCAAAATTACTTGAGAGCCTAACCATCAATGGCACCATAACCGGGCTGCCTAGTTGGATCAAGGAGCTTCATCTACTTTCCAAGATAACTCTATGTGGTACTTCCTTGATGGACAATGCCATCCGGAGTCTTGGTGAGCTCAGCAGCTTGCGGTGCCTCAGGCTCTGGCACAAGTCATACATAGAAATGAGGCTCACCTTCAAGGATGATGAGTTCCAGAATCTCAAGTACCTTGTTGTCGAGGGCTCAGACATCACCACGATCCATTTCGAGAATGGAGCTACTCCTAAGCTTGAGAACATAGTTTGGGATTTCACGCAATTGGTATCTCTTTCTGGAGTAGAAAAGCTTCCAGGTCTGAAGGAGATTGAGCTTAATGGTGACTGCAATCCATATTCAATCATACAAAACATGGCAGCACATCCAAACCATCCTGTTGTCATACATAATGCCAATCCATGA